A genomic window from Salvia hispanica cultivar TCC Black 2014 chromosome 5, UniMelb_Shisp_WGS_1.0, whole genome shotgun sequence includes:
- the LOC125189687 gene encoding agamous-like MADS-box protein AGL61, with product MDQKKTTKGRQKIAIEKIEKENDCYATFSKRRQGLFKKASELSTLCEADVGLFVFSPTGKPFSFFHPSMEPVVSRFLSGGGGRGDDASRLAEAFSRSRVRHLNQMIEKIGERLDDEEAREKELDEAATTRERWWEMGVEDLDKEQVEQLIAFMKNLQSELHKMCLSY from the exons ATGGATcagaagaaaacaacaaaGGGTCGTCAAAAAATAGCGATAgagaaaatagagaaagaaaaCGATTGCTACGCGACGTTCTCAAAGAGGCGGCAAGGATTGTTCAAGAAAGCGAGCGAGCTCTCCACCTTATGCGAGGCCGACGTCGGCCTCTTCGTCTTTTCTCCCACAGGAAAGCCCTTCTCCTTCTTCCACCCTTCCATGGAGCCTGTTGTGTCTAGGTTCCTATCGGGAGGCGGGGGCAGGGGCGACGACGCGTCTCGGCTGGCTGAGGCCTTCTCGAGAAGTAGGGTTCGCCATCTCAACCAAATGATTGAGAAGATTGGGGAGAGGCTGGACGATGAGGAGGCGAGAGAGAAGGAGTTGGATGAAGCGGCGACGACGAGGGAGAGATGGTGGGAGATGGGTGTTGAGGATCTTGACAAGGAACAGGTTGAGCAGTTGATTGCTTTCATGAAGAATTTGCAGTCGGAGTTGCACaaaat GTGTCTTAGTTACTAA
- the LOC125187183 gene encoding uncharacterized protein LOC125187183 isoform X1: MAIEKNSFKVARFDLEFQSPHSRDTHTPMSSDDDADFQRNPGAPAVESDDDDDDEFDDCDSGAGSDDFDLLELGESGEEFCQVGDQTCSIPYELYDLPGLKDVLSMEVWNETLTEEERFGLSKYLPDMDQENFMCTLKELFSGDNLHFGSPIDKLFEMLKGGLCEPRVALYKKGLNFFQRKQHYHTLQMHHNGLVNNICQIRDAWMNCRGYSIEEKLRVLNIMRSQKSLMNENMEEFQSDSSDREESADGLWDKRLKDSKLVQKTGRHSAHSMGPASDISSQTRKTKSNMESAKFEKRFPRGTLKLGGSKTTSGRELAEPFSSTHPGRYGLGLPDSHYNIDSGRDPSAAVGKNDQVLEYDDEEDTMVEVAVRRDRNLHRVGVNDKSIASKWKKHEEDKDSFMQSHMSGRNNLHALGRNRAINKLSDIKVLTAKPSNARNMYDSGKKVKYSENHQLFTAENQMKLGKGQKLHSSLKGSQMELLDANDPAWLKHEGIFPTTDLNTRNKKWKMSREGIDLNANDKFLPTEYRARPSQDKFQGSSQNGKRDGVGNRVGLFSKAEDTESDSSEPMDEDDDDDDDDDNPLMRSKWAYPGGVPELRLGSDAKKSQFSERDEKERYPMGDGSSHSRMMQDYSHTLDMMRSEQKGKMHDVAHFNMLPKDLNKYYYPGGIGTEEQHQIHPLGRNGHVEGTHGDNFQAPLKSSLVLGRRRKGEVPHDFSHLQSNYMQGHQFENDLFWTRPPGASNGLPFKLGKKGHLVDLSASHHPERSDIALLGCNALSKKRKVKDDLTYLELQENNHFLHADAEPQLDDVSSSRKRGKHKLEEASDSLENGGPQPPGMEMEVEDIEAETKRPKKSFPLITPTVHNGFSFSIIHLLSAVRMAMVTLFPEDSSETGKHPDKTDAEQGVKEEQSSKQEDAIANSNPSMGVDASMPLSLANVPFLTVQEIVNRVKSNPGDPCILETQEPLQDLIRGVLKIFSSRTAPLGAKGWKPLVVYQKSTKSWSWIGPVSHNSSDSEAVEEVTSPDAWGLPHKMLVKVVDSFANWLKNSQETLQQIGSLPDPPLTLMQMNLDEKERFKDLRAQKSLNTIGPSSEEVKAYFQKEEVLRYLIPDRAFSYTAVDGKKSIVAPLRRCGGKPTSKARDHFMLKRDRPPHVTILCLVRDAAARLPGSIGTRADVCTLIRDSQYIVEDVSDAQVNQVVSGALDRLHYERDPCVQFDGERKLWVYLHRDREEEDFEDDGTSSTKKWRRQKKEATEPSEPGDASVAYSGPAGQPGFDSVSDLNADTLCLDDEKRSDPEYQNGNDQVEDNAEISHGSDPGPAPGMWNGLGQKSTEETKLICQENSTNEEFDEEAFGGEPPA, translated from the coding sequence ATGGCGATTGAAAAGAATAGCTTTAAGGTAGCACGTTTTGACCTGGAGTTTCAATCCCCTCACAGTAGGGATACACATACACCTATGTCTAGCGATGACGATGCAGATTTTCAGCGGAATCCTGGTGCTCCTGCTGTTGAatctgatgatgatgatgatgatgaatttgATGATTGTGATTCCGGAGCAGGTTCAGATGACTTTGATTTGTTGGAATTGGGTGAATCTGGCGAGGAGTTTTGCCAGGTTGGCGATCAAACATGTAGCATTCCTTATGAACTGTATGATCTCCCAGGGTTGAAAGATGTGCTCTCCATGGAGGTTTGGAATGAGACTTTAACCGAAGAAGAAAGATTTGGTCTTTCCAAGTATCTGCCTGATATGGACCAAGAAAACTTTATGTGTACGCTCAAAGAACTATTTTCTGGTGATAATTTGCATTTTGGGAGCCCCATTGATAAGTTGTTTGAGATGTTGAAGGGAGGATTATGCGAGCCAAGGGTGGCACTCTACAAAAAgggtttgaatttttttcagaGAAAACAGCACTATCATACCTTGCAGATGCATCATAACGGTTTAGTAAACAATATTTGTCAGATTAGAGATGCATGGATGAATTGCAGGGGGTACAGTATTGAGGAGAAGCTTCGTGTATTGAACATTATGAGGAGTCAGAAGAGTTTGATGAATGAAAACATGGAAGAGTTTCAAAGCGATTCATCTGATAGGGAAGAGTCTGCTGATGGTTTGTGGGACAAAAGGCTGAAGGATTCAAAACTTGTTCAGAAGACAGGTCGTCATTCAGCACACAGCATGGGTCCAGCATCAGATATTTCTTCTCAAACCCGGAAAACCAAAAGCAACATGGAATCAGCCAAGTTTGAAAAACGATTTCCTAGAGGAACTCTGAAGCTGGGTGGATCTAAAACCACTTCAGGGAGAGAGTTGGCAGAACCTTTTTCTTCAACTCACCCTGGACGCTATGGTTTGGGACTTCCTGACTCTCATTATAATATAGATTCAGGACGTGACCCTTCTGCTGCAGTTGGGAAGAATGATCAGGTTCTAGAGTATGATGATGAGGAAGACACAATGGTTGAAGTGGCAGTCCGTAGAGATCGGAATTTACATCGAGTTGGGGTAAACGATAAGTCTATAGCTTCTAAATGGAAGAAACATGAAGAGGATAAAGATAGTTTTATGCAAAGTCATATGTCAGGGAGGAACAATTTACATGCTCTTGGGAGGAATAGGGCTATCAACAAGTTGTCTGATATCAAGGTCTTAACTGCAAAGCCATCTAATGCAAGAAACATGTATGACAGTGGAAAAAAGGTTAAATACTCAGAAAATCATCAGCTATTTACTGCTGAAAATCAGATGAAACTTGGTAAGGGTCAGAAGTTGCATTCATCTTTAAAAGGAAGTCAAATGGAACTTTTAGATGCAAATGATCCTGCGTGGCTTAAACATGAGGGGATTTTCCCCACCACTGATTTGAACACCAGAAATAAGAAGTGGAAGATGAGTAGGGAAGGCATTGATCTTAATGCGAATGATAAATTTTTGCCCACTGAATATAGAGCCAGGCCTTCGCAGGATAAGTTCCAGGGAAGTTCCCAGAATGGAAAAAGAGACGGTGTTGGAAACAGAGTTGGGTTGTTTTCCAAAGCTGAAGACACAGAATCAGATTCATCAGAACCTATGGAtgaggatgatgatgatgatgatgatgatgacaaTCCGTTGATGAGGAGCAAGTGGGCTTACCCTGGTGGTGTGCCAGAGCTGAGACTTGGCTCAGATGCAAAGAAGTCCCAATTTtcagagagagatgagaaagaAAGGTATCCAATGGGTGATGGATCATCACATTCTCGAATGATGCAGGATTATAGCCACACCCTAGATATGATGAGATCAGAACAGAAGGGTAAGATGCATGATGTTGCCCACTTTAATATGTTGCCCAAAGATTTGAATAAATACTATTATCCAGGAGGGATTGGCACTGAAGAACAGCATCAGATCCACCCATTGGGAAGAAATGGCCATGTAGAAGGGACCCATGGTGATAATTTCCAAGCGCCATTGAAATCCTCTCTCGTACTGGGTAGAAGGCGGAAAGGTGAAGTTCCTCATGATTTCAGCCATCTTCAATCAAACTATATGCAAGGCCATCAGtttgaaaatgatttattcTGGACTCGACCACCAGGAGCATCTAATGGGCTACCTTTCAAATTGGGGAAGAAAGGCCACTTGGTTGACTTGTCTGCTAGTCATCATCCTGAAAGATCAGATATAGCATTGCTAGGCTGCAATGCTCTCTCAAAAAAGCGGAAAGTAAAGGACGACCTGACCTACTTGGAATTGCAAGAAAATAATCACTTCCTTCATGCTGATGCTGAGCCGCAGTTAGATGATGTCAGTTCTTCAAGGAAACGGGGTAAACACAAATTAGAGGAGGCATCTGATAGTCTAGAGAATGGAGGTCCTCAGCCTCCTGGTATGGAAATGGAAGTAGAAGATATTGAGGCAGAAACTAAGCGGCCCAAAAAGTCATTTCCCTTGATCACACCTACGGTTCACAATGGCTTCTCATTCTCTATAATTCATCTTCTTTCAGCCGTTCGTATGGCTATGGTTACACTGTTTCCTGAAGATTCTTCAGAAACTGGAAAACACCCTGATAAGACTGATGCTGAACAGGGGGTCAAGGAAGAGCAAAGCAGCAAGCAAGAAGATGCTATTGCTAATTCAAATCCAAGCATGGGCGTTGACGCTTCTATGCCATTATCCCTGGCAAATGTTCCTTTCCTCACTGTTCAGGAAATTGTCAATCGTGTTAAATCAAATCCTGGTGATCCCTGTATTCTTGAGACACAGGAGCCACTTCAGGATTTAATTAGAGGCGTCCTGAAAATTTTCTCATCCAGGACTGCTCCTCTAGGAGCAAAAGGGTGGAAACCACTTGTTGTGTATCAAAAGTCCACAAAAAGTTGGTCATGGATTGGCCCTGTATCTCATAACTCGTCTGATTCTGAGGCAGTTGAAGAGGTGACATCTCCAGATGCATGGGGCCTCCCTCACAAAATGCTTGTCAAAGTAGTTGACTCATTTGCTAATTGGCTAAAAAATAGTCAGGAGACACTTCAACAAATTGGCAGTCTCCCTGACCCTCCTTTGACACTGATGCAAATGAATTTGGATGAGAAAGAAAGGTTCAAGGACCTTAGAGCTCAGAAGAGTCTGAATACCATTGGCCCTAGCTCTGAAGAAGTAAAAGCTTATTTTCAGAAGGAAGAAGTCCTTAGGTATCTAATACCAGACAGGGCTTTCTCGTACACAGCTGTTGAtggaaaaaaatcaattgtTGCACCTTTGAGGAGGTGTGGTGGCAAACCAACGTCAAAGGCCCGGGATCATTTTATGTTAAAGCGTGACAGACCACCACATGTCACAATCCTTTGTCTGGTGAGAGATGCTGCAGCTAGATTGCCTGGAAGTATTGGGACGCGAGCAGATGTATGCACATTAATTAGAGACTCGCAATATATTGTGGAAGATGTGTCTGATGCACAGGTCAATCAGGTAGTTAGTGGAGCGCTGGATCGACTGCATTATGAGCGCGATCCTTGTGTCCAGTTTGacggagagagaaaattgtGGGTTTACTTGCATAGAGacagagaagaagaagattttGAGGATGATGGGACTTCATCCACTAAGAAATggagaagacagaagaaagaAGCTACTGAACCTTCTGAACCTGGAGATGCCAGTGTTGCTTACTCTGGACCTGCGGGGCAACCAGGGTTTGATTCGGTATCTGATCTTAATGCTGACACATTATGCTTGGATGATGAGAAGAGATCTGATCCGGAATATCAAAATGGTAATGATCAGGTGGAGGACAATGCTGAAATTAGCCATGGTTCTGATCCTGGTCCAGCACCAGGGATGTGGAATGGCCTTGGTCAGAAATCTACTGAAGAAACTAAGTTAATCTGCCAAGAGAATTCGACTAATGAAGAATTTGATGAGGAAGCATTTGGTGGGGAGCCACCAGCATAA
- the LOC125187183 gene encoding uncharacterized protein LOC125187183 isoform X2, whose product MAIEKNSFKVARFDLEFQSPHSRDTHTPMSSDDDADFQRNPGAPAVESDDDDDDEFDDCDSGAGSDDFDLLELGESGEEFCQVGDQTCSIPYELYDLPGLKDVLSMEVWNETLTEEERFGLSKYLPDMDQENFMCTLKELFSGDNLHFGSPIDKLFEMLKGGLCEPRVALYKKGLNFFQRKQHYHTLQMHHNGLVNNICQIRDAWMNCRGYSIEEKLRVLNIMRSQKSLMNENMEEFQSDSSDREESADGLWDKRLKDSKLVQKTGRHSAHSMGPASDISSQTRKTKSNMESAKFEKRFPRGTLKLGGSKTTSGRELAEPFSSTHPGRYGLGLPDSHYNIDSGRDPSAAVGKNDQVLEYDDEEDTMVEVAVRRDRNLHRVGVNDKSIASKWKKHEEDKDSFMQSHMSGRNNLHALGRNRAINKLSDIKVLTAKPSNARNMYDSGKKVKYSENHQLFTAENQMKLGKGQKLHSSLKGSQMELLDANDPAWLKHEGIFPTTDLNTRNKKWKMSREGIDLNANDKFLPTEYRARPSQDKFQGSSQNGKRDGVGNRVGLFSKAEDTESDSSEPMDEDDDDDDDDDNPLMRSKWAYPGGVPELRLGSDAKKSQFSERDEKERYPMGDGSSHSRMMQDYSHTLDMMRSEQKGGIGTEEQHQIHPLGRNGHVEGTHGDNFQAPLKSSLVLGRRRKGEVPHDFSHLQSNYMQGHQFENDLFWTRPPGASNGLPFKLGKKGHLVDLSASHHPERSDIALLGCNALSKKRKVKDDLTYLELQENNHFLHADAEPQLDDVSSSRKRGKHKLEEASDSLENGGPQPPGMEMEVEDIEAETKRPKKSFPLITPTVHNGFSFSIIHLLSAVRMAMVTLFPEDSSETGKHPDKTDAEQGVKEEQSSKQEDAIANSNPSMGVDASMPLSLANVPFLTVQEIVNRVKSNPGDPCILETQEPLQDLIRGVLKIFSSRTAPLGAKGWKPLVVYQKSTKSWSWIGPVSHNSSDSEAVEEVTSPDAWGLPHKMLVKVVDSFANWLKNSQETLQQIGSLPDPPLTLMQMNLDEKERFKDLRAQKSLNTIGPSSEEVKAYFQKEEVLRYLIPDRAFSYTAVDGKKSIVAPLRRCGGKPTSKARDHFMLKRDRPPHVTILCLVRDAAARLPGSIGTRADVCTLIRDSQYIVEDVSDAQVNQVVSGALDRLHYERDPCVQFDGERKLWVYLHRDREEEDFEDDGTSSTKKWRRQKKEATEPSEPGDASVAYSGPAGQPGFDSVSDLNADTLCLDDEKRSDPEYQNGNDQVEDNAEISHGSDPGPAPGMWNGLGQKSTEETKLICQENSTNEEFDEEAFGGEPPA is encoded by the exons ATGGCGATTGAAAAGAATAGCTTTAAGGTAGCACGTTTTGACCTGGAGTTTCAATCCCCTCACAGTAGGGATACACATACACCTATGTCTAGCGATGACGATGCAGATTTTCAGCGGAATCCTGGTGCTCCTGCTGTTGAatctgatgatgatgatgatgatgaatttgATGATTGTGATTCCGGAGCAGGTTCAGATGACTTTGATTTGTTGGAATTGGGTGAATCTGGCGAGGAGTTTTGCCAGGTTGGCGATCAAACATGTAGCATTCCTTATGAACTGTATGATCTCCCAGGGTTGAAAGATGTGCTCTCCATGGAGGTTTGGAATGAGACTTTAACCGAAGAAGAAAGATTTGGTCTTTCCAAGTATCTGCCTGATATGGACCAAGAAAACTTTATGTGTACGCTCAAAGAACTATTTTCTGGTGATAATTTGCATTTTGGGAGCCCCATTGATAAGTTGTTTGAGATGTTGAAGGGAGGATTATGCGAGCCAAGGGTGGCACTCTACAAAAAgggtttgaatttttttcagaGAAAACAGCACTATCATACCTTGCAGATGCATCATAACGGTTTAGTAAACAATATTTGTCAGATTAGAGATGCATGGATGAATTGCAGGGGGTACAGTATTGAGGAGAAGCTTCGTGTATTGAACATTATGAGGAGTCAGAAGAGTTTGATGAATGAAAACATGGAAGAGTTTCAAAGCGATTCATCTGATAGGGAAGAGTCTGCTGATGGTTTGTGGGACAAAAGGCTGAAGGATTCAAAACTTGTTCAGAAGACAGGTCGTCATTCAGCACACAGCATGGGTCCAGCATCAGATATTTCTTCTCAAACCCGGAAAACCAAAAGCAACATGGAATCAGCCAAGTTTGAAAAACGATTTCCTAGAGGAACTCTGAAGCTGGGTGGATCTAAAACCACTTCAGGGAGAGAGTTGGCAGAACCTTTTTCTTCAACTCACCCTGGACGCTATGGTTTGGGACTTCCTGACTCTCATTATAATATAGATTCAGGACGTGACCCTTCTGCTGCAGTTGGGAAGAATGATCAGGTTCTAGAGTATGATGATGAGGAAGACACAATGGTTGAAGTGGCAGTCCGTAGAGATCGGAATTTACATCGAGTTGGGGTAAACGATAAGTCTATAGCTTCTAAATGGAAGAAACATGAAGAGGATAAAGATAGTTTTATGCAAAGTCATATGTCAGGGAGGAACAATTTACATGCTCTTGGGAGGAATAGGGCTATCAACAAGTTGTCTGATATCAAGGTCTTAACTGCAAAGCCATCTAATGCAAGAAACATGTATGACAGTGGAAAAAAGGTTAAATACTCAGAAAATCATCAGCTATTTACTGCTGAAAATCAGATGAAACTTGGTAAGGGTCAGAAGTTGCATTCATCTTTAAAAGGAAGTCAAATGGAACTTTTAGATGCAAATGATCCTGCGTGGCTTAAACATGAGGGGATTTTCCCCACCACTGATTTGAACACCAGAAATAAGAAGTGGAAGATGAGTAGGGAAGGCATTGATCTTAATGCGAATGATAAATTTTTGCCCACTGAATATAGAGCCAGGCCTTCGCAGGATAAGTTCCAGGGAAGTTCCCAGAATGGAAAAAGAGACGGTGTTGGAAACAGAGTTGGGTTGTTTTCCAAAGCTGAAGACACAGAATCAGATTCATCAGAACCTATGGAtgaggatgatgatgatgatgatgatgatgacaaTCCGTTGATGAGGAGCAAGTGGGCTTACCCTGGTGGTGTGCCAGAGCTGAGACTTGGCTCAGATGCAAAGAAGTCCCAATTTtcagagagagatgagaaagaAAGGTATCCAATGGGTGATGGATCATCACATTCTCGAATGATGCAGGATTATAGCCACACCCTAGATATGATGAGATCAGAACAGAAGG GAGGGATTGGCACTGAAGAACAGCATCAGATCCACCCATTGGGAAGAAATGGCCATGTAGAAGGGACCCATGGTGATAATTTCCAAGCGCCATTGAAATCCTCTCTCGTACTGGGTAGAAGGCGGAAAGGTGAAGTTCCTCATGATTTCAGCCATCTTCAATCAAACTATATGCAAGGCCATCAGtttgaaaatgatttattcTGGACTCGACCACCAGGAGCATCTAATGGGCTACCTTTCAAATTGGGGAAGAAAGGCCACTTGGTTGACTTGTCTGCTAGTCATCATCCTGAAAGATCAGATATAGCATTGCTAGGCTGCAATGCTCTCTCAAAAAAGCGGAAAGTAAAGGACGACCTGACCTACTTGGAATTGCAAGAAAATAATCACTTCCTTCATGCTGATGCTGAGCCGCAGTTAGATGATGTCAGTTCTTCAAGGAAACGGGGTAAACACAAATTAGAGGAGGCATCTGATAGTCTAGAGAATGGAGGTCCTCAGCCTCCTGGTATGGAAATGGAAGTAGAAGATATTGAGGCAGAAACTAAGCGGCCCAAAAAGTCATTTCCCTTGATCACACCTACGGTTCACAATGGCTTCTCATTCTCTATAATTCATCTTCTTTCAGCCGTTCGTATGGCTATGGTTACACTGTTTCCTGAAGATTCTTCAGAAACTGGAAAACACCCTGATAAGACTGATGCTGAACAGGGGGTCAAGGAAGAGCAAAGCAGCAAGCAAGAAGATGCTATTGCTAATTCAAATCCAAGCATGGGCGTTGACGCTTCTATGCCATTATCCCTGGCAAATGTTCCTTTCCTCACTGTTCAGGAAATTGTCAATCGTGTTAAATCAAATCCTGGTGATCCCTGTATTCTTGAGACACAGGAGCCACTTCAGGATTTAATTAGAGGCGTCCTGAAAATTTTCTCATCCAGGACTGCTCCTCTAGGAGCAAAAGGGTGGAAACCACTTGTTGTGTATCAAAAGTCCACAAAAAGTTGGTCATGGATTGGCCCTGTATCTCATAACTCGTCTGATTCTGAGGCAGTTGAAGAGGTGACATCTCCAGATGCATGGGGCCTCCCTCACAAAATGCTTGTCAAAGTAGTTGACTCATTTGCTAATTGGCTAAAAAATAGTCAGGAGACACTTCAACAAATTGGCAGTCTCCCTGACCCTCCTTTGACACTGATGCAAATGAATTTGGATGAGAAAGAAAGGTTCAAGGACCTTAGAGCTCAGAAGAGTCTGAATACCATTGGCCCTAGCTCTGAAGAAGTAAAAGCTTATTTTCAGAAGGAAGAAGTCCTTAGGTATCTAATACCAGACAGGGCTTTCTCGTACACAGCTGTTGAtggaaaaaaatcaattgtTGCACCTTTGAGGAGGTGTGGTGGCAAACCAACGTCAAAGGCCCGGGATCATTTTATGTTAAAGCGTGACAGACCACCACATGTCACAATCCTTTGTCTGGTGAGAGATGCTGCAGCTAGATTGCCTGGAAGTATTGGGACGCGAGCAGATGTATGCACATTAATTAGAGACTCGCAATATATTGTGGAAGATGTGTCTGATGCACAGGTCAATCAGGTAGTTAGTGGAGCGCTGGATCGACTGCATTATGAGCGCGATCCTTGTGTCCAGTTTGacggagagagaaaattgtGGGTTTACTTGCATAGAGacagagaagaagaagattttGAGGATGATGGGACTTCATCCACTAAGAAATggagaagacagaagaaagaAGCTACTGAACCTTCTGAACCTGGAGATGCCAGTGTTGCTTACTCTGGACCTGCGGGGCAACCAGGGTTTGATTCGGTATCTGATCTTAATGCTGACACATTATGCTTGGATGATGAGAAGAGATCTGATCCGGAATATCAAAATGGTAATGATCAGGTGGAGGACAATGCTGAAATTAGCCATGGTTCTGATCCTGGTCCAGCACCAGGGATGTGGAATGGCCTTGGTCAGAAATCTACTGAAGAAACTAAGTTAATCTGCCAAGAGAATTCGACTAATGAAGAATTTGATGAGGAAGCATTTGGTGGGGAGCCACCAGCATAA
- the LOC125190117 gene encoding zinc finger protein CO3-like isoform X2, with translation MYGSSRGELPYDYTSEFPPPPLFIPIPGAAEHDSLSALRSEIGYTSSGCSSYGGSPTPYSPTLMQRSISSLSLHGNMDAFSAINSSSPAYCDYDTTSVRKVLSTGDLQQQQSPRMNSPLMNESSIIESMSRASPYSPEEKKERIERYRSKRNLRNFNKKIKYECRKTLADSRPRIRGRFARNDETDKAPQTQSQWEEHNQDEDDENWINFIDSFSANLMP, from the exons ATGTACGGAAGCAGCAGGGGCGAACTCCCCTACGACTACACCTCCGAATTCCCACCACCGCCATTGTTCATACCCATCCCCGGCGCCGCTGAGCACGATTCGCTCTCAGCGTTGAGGTCGGAGATCGGATACACCAGCAGCGGCTGCAGCAGCTACGGCGGCTCCCCCACCCCCTACAGCCCCACCCTGATGCAGCGCAGTATCAGCAGCCTCTCTCTTCATGGAAACATGGACGCCTTCTCCGCCATCAACTCCTCCTCCCCCGCCTACTGCGACTACGACACCACCTCCGTCCGGAAGGTCCTCAGCACCGGCGATTTGCAG cagcagcagagCCCGAGAATGAACAGTCCGTTGATGAACGAGAGCAGTATTATAGAGAGCATGAGTAGAGCCAGTCCGTACAGCCCCGaggagaagaaagagagaatcGAGAGATACAGAAGCAAGAGGAATCTTAGGAACTTCAACAAGAAGATCAAG TACGAGTGCAGGAAGACGTTAGCAGACAGCCGGCCGCGAATAAGGGGGAGATTCGCGAGGAACGACGAAACAGACAAGGCGCCTCAGACTCAATCTCAATGGGAAGAGCACAACCAAGACGAGGATGATGAAAACTGGATCAATTTCATTGATTCGTTTTCGGCCAATCTCATGCCCTAA
- the LOC125190117 gene encoding zinc finger protein CO3-like isoform X1, giving the protein MYGSSRGELPYDYTSEFPPPPLFIPIPGAAEHDSLSALRSEIGYTSSGCSSYGGSPTPYSPTLMQRSISSLSLHGNMDAFSAINSSSPAYCDYDTTSVRKVLSTGDLQQQQQSPRMNSPLMNESSIIESMSRASPYSPEEKKERIERYRSKRNLRNFNKKIKYECRKTLADSRPRIRGRFARNDETDKAPQTQSQWEEHNQDEDDENWINFIDSFSANLMP; this is encoded by the exons ATGTACGGAAGCAGCAGGGGCGAACTCCCCTACGACTACACCTCCGAATTCCCACCACCGCCATTGTTCATACCCATCCCCGGCGCCGCTGAGCACGATTCGCTCTCAGCGTTGAGGTCGGAGATCGGATACACCAGCAGCGGCTGCAGCAGCTACGGCGGCTCCCCCACCCCCTACAGCCCCACCCTGATGCAGCGCAGTATCAGCAGCCTCTCTCTTCATGGAAACATGGACGCCTTCTCCGCCATCAACTCCTCCTCCCCCGCCTACTGCGACTACGACACCACCTCCGTCCGGAAGGTCCTCAGCACCGGCGATTTGCAG cagcagcagcagagCCCGAGAATGAACAGTCCGTTGATGAACGAGAGCAGTATTATAGAGAGCATGAGTAGAGCCAGTCCGTACAGCCCCGaggagaagaaagagagaatcGAGAGATACAGAAGCAAGAGGAATCTTAGGAACTTCAACAAGAAGATCAAG TACGAGTGCAGGAAGACGTTAGCAGACAGCCGGCCGCGAATAAGGGGGAGATTCGCGAGGAACGACGAAACAGACAAGGCGCCTCAGACTCAATCTCAATGGGAAGAGCACAACCAAGACGAGGATGATGAAAACTGGATCAATTTCATTGATTCGTTTTCGGCCAATCTCATGCCCTAA